A single Sporosarcina sp. FSL W8-0480 DNA region contains:
- a CDS encoding DHHA1 domain-containing protein, with translation MLKDRFYYQDAYLKTFTASILHKGEDAIGRQYIVLDNTAFYPTNGGQPHDTGLINGVRVIDVEEVDGEVRHFLEKEFNSKGEVKCVVDWERRFDHMQQHAGQHILTASFVELFGFQTVSFHLGKDVVSIDLDVEDVSTDQLAAVEKLANAIILENRPIETKWDPTEDELAQFSLRKQLSVTDEIRLVIIPEFDYNGCGGTHPSSTGQVGMIKILSTERQKRQVRVHFVCGGRVLEQLGRKHEELSIASKLLSAPEDGVGNAIEKLLATNQALEKSLEDAKGALLEFEASELLVSRDGKIVAASFTDRTVQELQKLARLLVANDDSIIALLVADNEEKLQFVAARGAAVEDSMKEVSSAVLPLINGKGGGKDAFVQGGGARIMSGDEFLGRMREIVGE, from the coding sequence ATGTTAAAAGACCGGTTTTATTATCAAGACGCTTATTTGAAGACATTTACAGCTTCGATTTTACATAAAGGTGAAGATGCAATTGGACGGCAGTATATCGTACTTGATAACACTGCTTTCTACCCGACTAACGGTGGACAACCGCATGATACAGGTTTGATTAATGGTGTTCGGGTAATCGACGTCGAGGAAGTGGACGGTGAGGTCCGTCATTTTCTTGAAAAGGAGTTTAACTCCAAAGGTGAAGTTAAATGCGTTGTCGACTGGGAACGCCGCTTCGATCATATGCAACAACATGCAGGGCAACATATTTTGACTGCCTCGTTTGTTGAACTTTTCGGGTTCCAGACAGTCAGTTTTCATTTGGGAAAAGACGTCGTTTCCATCGATTTGGACGTTGAGGACGTTTCGACAGATCAGTTAGCGGCCGTGGAAAAGCTTGCGAATGCAATCATTTTGGAAAATCGTCCGATTGAAACAAAATGGGATCCTACCGAGGATGAACTTGCCCAATTTTCACTAAGAAAACAGCTATCGGTCACTGATGAAATCAGGTTAGTCATCATACCCGAGTTCGATTACAACGGATGCGGCGGCACGCACCCAAGTTCAACCGGACAAGTCGGGATGATCAAAATATTATCGACCGAAAGGCAAAAACGACAAGTCCGTGTCCATTTTGTATGCGGCGGAAGAGTGCTTGAACAATTAGGTCGCAAACACGAAGAGCTATCAATCGCCTCTAAATTGCTGAGCGCACCGGAAGATGGAGTTGGCAATGCCATAGAAAAGCTTTTGGCGACAAATCAAGCTTTGGAGAAATCTTTGGAAGATGCGAAGGGTGCTTTGTTGGAGTTTGAAGCGAGCGAGCTACTTGTTAGTCGAGATGGAAAGATCGTGGCTGCTTCTTTTACCGATAGAACTGTCCAGGAGCTTCAAAAATTAGCTCGTTTGCTTGTTGCAAACGATGACTCGATCATCGCCCTTCTTGTTGCGGATAATGAAGAGAAACTACAATTTGTAGCCGCTCGAGGTGCAGCTGTCGAGGACAGTATGAAGGAGGTATCCTCTGCTGTGCTGCCTCTGATTAACGGAAAAGGCGGCGGAAAGGATGCGTTTGTGCAAGGCGGCGGCGCGCGAATCATGTCAGGGGATGAGTTTTTAGGAAGAATGAGGGAAATTGTTGGAGAGTGA
- the proS gene encoding proline--tRNA ligase — MSNQKNDFSKWYIDTIQKADLMDYTPVRGCIAFKPDGYEIWEHIQAEMDRRFKETGHRNAYFPMLIPESFFQKEKDHIEGFSPELPWVTEAAGEKLEERLALRPTSETMIGHLYSDWVKSYRDLPVLINQWANVFRWEKKTLPFIRTSEFLWQEGHTAHADEEEAREETMQMLNIYKEVVEELLAIPVYDGQKTPSERFAGAVDTYSIEAMMKDGKAVQAGTSHYLGTKFAEAFDIKYLTKENRHEFVHTTSWGTSTRLIGSVIMVHGDEQGLVLPPRIAPTQVVLIPVGPWKKNPAIMEKLEEVFAQLKAKGIRVRLDDSDQSPGFKFNEWELKGVPVRVELGPRDLENNQALMKARDEDEKVAVDLTNLVASIEQELQTMQTRLLEKARAFRAEHSHTHIDDLEGLKKHIADSSEKGEIPGWVLAGWCGDDACEENVKEETKFTTRNIPFNPPSEKSTCVNCGKEAKHTVWFARAY, encoded by the coding sequence ATGAGCAATCAGAAAAACGACTTTTCAAAATGGTACATCGACACAATCCAAAAGGCAGATTTGATGGATTATACGCCAGTCCGTGGATGTATCGCTTTTAAACCAGACGGCTACGAAATTTGGGAACATATCCAAGCAGAAATGGACAGACGATTTAAGGAAACGGGGCACCGTAATGCGTATTTCCCGATGTTGATACCTGAGTCGTTCTTCCAAAAAGAGAAGGATCATATCGAAGGGTTCTCACCAGAGCTTCCATGGGTGACAGAGGCGGCGGGCGAAAAGTTGGAAGAGCGTCTTGCACTTCGTCCAACGTCTGAAACAATGATTGGTCATTTGTATTCTGATTGGGTGAAAAGCTACCGTGATCTCCCGGTGTTGATCAACCAGTGGGCGAACGTGTTCCGTTGGGAGAAAAAAACATTGCCGTTCATTCGGACGTCTGAGTTTTTATGGCAAGAAGGGCATACTGCGCATGCCGACGAGGAAGAAGCGCGTGAAGAGACAATGCAAATGTTGAATATTTATAAGGAAGTTGTTGAGGAGTTGCTTGCAATTCCAGTTTACGACGGCCAAAAAACACCTTCAGAACGTTTCGCTGGTGCGGTTGACACGTACTCAATCGAAGCGATGATGAAGGACGGGAAAGCTGTACAAGCTGGAACTTCCCACTATTTGGGTACGAAGTTCGCGGAAGCGTTCGACATCAAGTATTTGACGAAGGAAAACCGTCATGAATTCGTTCATACAACTTCATGGGGAACTTCAACGCGTCTAATCGGCTCAGTCATCATGGTGCACGGCGACGAACAAGGTCTCGTATTGCCACCACGAATCGCACCGACACAAGTTGTGTTGATACCGGTTGGTCCTTGGAAGAAGAACCCTGCTATCATGGAAAAGTTGGAAGAAGTGTTTGCTCAATTGAAGGCGAAGGGTATCCGCGTACGTCTTGACGATTCCGACCAATCACCTGGATTCAAATTCAACGAGTGGGAGTTAAAAGGTGTACCGGTTCGCGTTGAACTTGGACCACGTGATTTGGAGAACAATCAAGCGCTAATGAAGGCGCGCGATGAGGATGAAAAAGTTGCTGTCGATTTGACAAATCTTGTTGCAAGTATTGAACAGGAATTGCAAACGATGCAAACACGCCTGCTTGAAAAAGCACGCGCATTCCGTGCAGAACATTCTCATACACATATCGATGATCTTGAAGGATTGAAGAAACATATAGCGGATTCATCTGAAAAAGGCGAAATCCCTGGATGGGTCCTTGCTGGTTGGTGTGGCGACGATGCGTGTGAAGAGAACGTGAAGGAAGAAACGAAGTTTACGACGCGTAACATTCCATTCAATCCACCTTCTGAGAAATCTACTTGCGTTAATTGTGGAAAAGAAGCGAAGCATACTGTCTGGTTTGCAAGAGCGTATTGA
- a CDS encoding zinc ribbon domain-containing protein YjdM, translating to MENLPNCPKCNSEYTYEDGNLFVCPECAHEWTLESQEAEAEEAVIRDANGNVLNDGDTVTVIKDLKIKGSSSVVKQGTKVKNIKLVDGAHDNHDIDCKIDGFGAMKLKSEFVKKI from the coding sequence ATGGAAAACCTACCAAATTGCCCAAAATGTAATTCTGAATATACGTATGAAGACGGTAACCTATTTGTTTGCCCCGAATGTGCGCACGAATGGACGTTGGAATCACAGGAGGCCGAAGCTGAAGAGGCTGTTATCAGAGATGCAAACGGCAATGTCCTAAATGACGGCGACACAGTCACCGTCATCAAAGACCTCAAAATAAAAGGCAGCTCAAGTGTCGTTAAACAGGGGACAAAAGTTAAAAACATTAAATTGGTCGACGGTGCTCATGACAACCATGACATTGATTGTAAAATTGATGGTTTTGGTGCAATGAAATTGAAATCAGAGTTCGTGAAGAAAATTTAA
- a CDS encoding VOC family protein, producing the protein MKEINCVYIPTTDMEKTAYWYTNNLGLELTAPITVNQAQLRIPSGTSIFLIKTAKPTTLNYLETSGTVQSALTLEANDFHLLYLRMKDNGANVSDIEDNGSCGLNFYAYDPDGNKLDIWSGWPSK; encoded by the coding sequence GTGAAAGAAATCAACTGCGTTTATATCCCTACAACAGATATGGAAAAAACGGCTTATTGGTATACTAATAATCTTGGATTGGAATTAACAGCGCCCATCACTGTGAATCAAGCACAACTTCGAATTCCCTCAGGTACATCAATTTTTTTAATCAAAACTGCCAAGCCAACGACCCTCAACTACTTAGAAACAAGCGGTACTGTGCAAAGCGCACTTACACTCGAAGCGAATGACTTTCATCTTCTATATCTTCGAATGAAAGACAATGGGGCGAATGTTTCAGACATTGAAGATAATGGCAGCTGCGGTCTTAATTTTTATGCATATGATCCGGATGGAAATAAACTTGATATTTGGAGTGGCTGGCCGTCTAAATAA
- a CDS encoding GyrI-like domain-containing protein, giving the protein MDIRIERRDAFKVVGMTLSVLLHEERKKKLITTLHDDFNERVHEVKNRVKPSIGYGIFIDPPNYDPETDPFTWIAGVEVDDISNAPEGMKGFEFPEQLYVVTTYEGPKGEAGNLYGALYNWVRNSEYQIAGDYGVEVYSDDLKELDSNHIRMELCLPIKKRI; this is encoded by the coding sequence ATGGACATTCGAATAGAACGAAGAGATGCATTCAAGGTTGTTGGTATGACCTTATCCGTCTTATTACATGAGGAACGAAAAAAGAAATTGATCACTACCTTGCATGATGACTTCAATGAACGGGTTCATGAAGTAAAAAATCGAGTCAAACCTTCAATTGGTTATGGGATTTTTATCGACCCACCGAATTACGATCCAGAAACCGATCCCTTTACATGGATTGCGGGAGTGGAAGTGGATGACATCTCAAATGCACCAGAAGGAATGAAAGGCTTTGAATTTCCTGAGCAGCTATATGTAGTAACGACATATGAAGGACCAAAAGGAGAGGCTGGCAATTTATATGGCGCACTTTATAACTGGGTAAGGAACTCTGAATATCAGATTGCTGGTGATTACGGAGTGGAGGTATACTCTGACGACCTCAAGGAGTTGGATTCTAATCACATTAGGATGGAACTTTGCCTTCCAATAAAAAAGAGAATTTAG
- a CDS encoding GatB/YqeY domain-containing protein produces the protein MLKITVFEQLKQAMRDKDVLSKGVLTLLKSALDLAEKEKGSALSEEEEVAIVNREIKQTNQALEGAEKAQREDLIEQEKAKLALLKSFLPKQLSEEEVAALLTEAGVTKGMNMGDAMKIAKPLLAGKTDGGTMSKVVKSLI, from the coding sequence GTGTTAAAAATAACTGTTTTTGAACAACTGAAACAAGCGATGAGAGATAAGGATGTTCTTTCAAAAGGGGTACTGACACTGTTAAAGTCGGCACTTGACCTTGCTGAAAAGGAAAAAGGTTCTGCTCTGTCTGAAGAAGAGGAAGTCGCGATTGTAAACCGCGAAATCAAACAGACAAATCAGGCGTTGGAAGGTGCTGAAAAGGCCCAGCGCGAAGACTTGATCGAACAGGAAAAAGCGAAATTAGCATTGCTTAAATCATTCTTGCCGAAACAATTAAGCGAGGAAGAAGTTGCCGCCCTTCTAACGGAAGCAGGTGTTACAAAAGGTATGAACATGGGCGACGCCATGAAAATTGCTAAACCACTCCTTGCCGGAAAAACTGACGGCGGAACGATGTCAAAGGTAGTAAAAAGCCTTATCTAA
- a CDS encoding alpha/beta fold hydrolase, with translation MKRLSLTLCIFISAILLVAGCSKKEKEMDSLGSIEGIWNGTINIPNQPLLVSFTFTKEDGTISIPSQGLQKYPLASVELKGSDLVIQMTLPGQQITIDGSVEKDKVSGTFTQQGQSFPLQLTKGSTEETPDTGEAVQIDLEEGKMTGVLEVPKGDGPFPLMVIIAGSGPTDHNGNSPLIPGKNNSLKMLAEELADKGVASIRFDKRGVGENQSLSGNEENILFDDFINDAAAWVQFAKNDNRFSKVGIIGHSEGSLIGMVAAEKTDADSFISIAGAGRSIDQVLLEQLEPQLPVNLLKESDDILQKLKKGEQVEKISPELQSLFRPSAQPYMISWLKYDPVKELQKLSSPVLIINGTRDFQVPVADAEQLHDGKKDSKLVIIQNMNHILKEAPEDQVGNLATYMDPTLPLAKGLMDEIIDFLK, from the coding sequence ATGAAACGATTATCACTAACTTTATGTATATTTATAAGCGCTATTTTATTAGTTGCTGGGTGCAGTAAAAAAGAAAAGGAGATGGATTCTTTGGGATCAATTGAAGGGATATGGAACGGAACCATCAATATTCCAAATCAACCATTGTTAGTATCGTTCACGTTCACAAAGGAAGATGGAACAATTAGCATTCCCTCACAAGGGCTGCAAAAGTATCCGCTGGCAAGTGTGGAATTAAAGGGATCTGACTTAGTCATTCAAATGACGCTTCCTGGACAACAGATTACGATTGATGGCAGTGTCGAGAAGGATAAAGTATCAGGAACCTTCACCCAACAAGGCCAATCCTTTCCACTACAATTGACTAAAGGTAGTACGGAAGAGACTCCGGATACAGGTGAAGCTGTACAAATCGATTTGGAAGAAGGTAAGATGACCGGCGTACTGGAAGTCCCTAAAGGTGATGGCCCTTTCCCACTAATGGTCATTATCGCGGGCTCCGGACCTACAGATCATAATGGGAATTCACCGCTAATACCCGGTAAAAACAACAGCTTAAAAATGCTTGCAGAAGAGCTTGCCGATAAGGGCGTTGCAAGTATTCGTTTTGATAAACGGGGTGTTGGAGAAAACCAAAGTTTAAGCGGCAATGAGGAGAATATTCTATTTGATGACTTTATCAATGACGCAGCTGCGTGGGTACAATTCGCCAAAAATGATAATCGTTTTTCAAAGGTCGGTATTATTGGCCATAGTGAAGGATCATTAATTGGAATGGTAGCCGCTGAAAAAACAGATGCGGACTCATTCATATCCATTGCAGGTGCCGGAAGATCGATCGATCAGGTATTACTTGAGCAGCTTGAACCACAGCTTCCTGTGAACTTACTGAAAGAATCGGATGATATTTTGCAAAAGTTGAAGAAAGGCGAACAGGTGGAAAAAATCAGCCCTGAGCTCCAAAGTCTATTCCGCCCATCCGCCCAGCCCTATATGATTTCTTGGTTGAAATATGACCCTGTGAAAGAGCTTCAAAAGCTTTCATCACCTGTTCTTATTATTAACGGAACAAGGGACTTTCAAGTGCCGGTCGCTGATGCTGAACAGCTTCATGATGGCAAAAAGGATTCCAAGCTCGTTATTATCCAAAACATGAACCATATTCTGAAGGAAGCACCTGAAGATCAGGTAGGTAACTTGGCAACTTATATGGACCCTACTCTTCCTTTGGCAAAAGGTTTAATGGATGAAATCATAGACTTCCTTAAATAA
- a CDS encoding YusW family protein, with amino-acid sequence MKKIGALSFASALLLMLIGCGTDGQKEEPTVKDEALAVSGNETNAQGETTSQKATTKNQNNDSSNQDMLQSMDELDYAEFELEVEYAGDTEYEVEIETKSVGNVKAEIEDSLNHVEKNGTEAFDELYPLVQKLTITQQTNKDEAISEVLKTFNLPEDYTKFDLEITFNDGTKIEFEDKKK; translated from the coding sequence ATGAAAAAGATTGGTGCATTATCTTTCGCAAGTGCGTTGTTGCTCATGTTGATAGGCTGTGGAACAGATGGCCAGAAAGAAGAGCCTACCGTAAAAGACGAAGCACTTGCGGTAAGTGGGAATGAAACGAACGCGCAAGGTGAAACAACTTCCCAAAAGGCAACAACCAAGAATCAAAACAATGACTCTTCCAATCAAGACATGCTGCAAAGTATGGATGAACTTGACTATGCAGAATTTGAATTGGAAGTTGAATACGCAGGCGATACCGAATATGAAGTTGAAATTGAGACGAAAAGTGTAGGTAATGTAAAAGCCGAAATTGAAGACTCATTGAATCATGTCGAGAAAAATGGTACAGAGGCATTCGATGAATTATATCCTCTTGTTCAAAAGTTGACTATTACACAGCAAACGAACAAAGATGAAGCCATTTCGGAAGTGTTGAAAACCTTTAACCTACCGGAAGACTATACGAAATTTGATTTGGAAATCACCTTCAATGATGGGACGAAAATAGAATTTGAAGATAAGAAAAAATAA
- the abc-f gene encoding ABC-F type ribosomal protection protein, whose product MEQICFELKNIEMTYLDKEILKIERLSLHQFDRIGIVGQNGAGKSTLIKLLAGELQPTKGKVLRHVDCGYFQQLEPASSLEADHGLLSRLSVPTDSDRLSGGEQTRLKLAQLFTHYHEALLIDEPTTHLDQSGTSFLFDELKHYYGALVLVSHDRSVLDALVTTIWEVRDGEVHVYSGNYSDYKAQKQLEREQQRQAHVQYVKEKSRLEQAAQEKMKMAEKITQTINMSKKDAKAKANRMIETKSKGTSQKAVYRAAKAIEQRIENMEKVSPLEEDRPIIFRQSKALELHNKFPIMADSLTLQAGGKVLLDDVSFQIPLGRKIAFTGGNGVGKSSLLSHIAMNGENLIISPKAKIGYFQQMSYQFASDETVLQFLRNRSDYDEGFLRSVLHSMQFTGTDIQKQVHSLSGGEAIRLHLCQLFLGEYNILLLDEPTNFLDIYGLEALERFIVGYKGTVIFVSHDQTFIDHVADMQYKIHSQKMNLV is encoded by the coding sequence ATGGAACAAATTTGTTTTGAATTAAAAAATATAGAAATGACTTATTTAGATAAAGAAATCCTTAAAATTGAACGTCTATCCTTGCACCAGTTTGATCGTATCGGGATTGTTGGACAAAATGGGGCTGGTAAAAGTACACTCATCAAGCTTCTTGCCGGGGAATTACAACCGACCAAAGGGAAAGTGTTGCGTCATGTGGATTGTGGGTATTTTCAACAGCTTGAGCCCGCCTCCTCATTAGAAGCGGATCACGGGCTACTCAGTAGACTATCCGTCCCGACTGACTCGGATCGATTAAGTGGAGGCGAGCAAACAAGGCTAAAGCTTGCACAATTGTTTACCCATTATCACGAAGCCTTGTTGATTGATGAACCAACAACCCATTTGGATCAAAGCGGTACTTCATTTTTGTTCGATGAACTGAAACATTATTATGGGGCCCTCGTCCTCGTCAGTCATGATCGTTCTGTGTTGGATGCGTTAGTGACAACAATTTGGGAAGTGCGTGACGGCGAAGTACATGTCTACTCGGGAAATTATAGCGACTATAAAGCCCAAAAGCAGTTGGAACGTGAACAGCAACGCCAGGCGCATGTACAGTACGTTAAGGAAAAAAGTCGATTGGAACAAGCTGCGCAAGAAAAAATGAAAATGGCGGAAAAAATCACACAAACTATAAATATGTCGAAAAAGGATGCGAAGGCGAAGGCGAATCGCATGATTGAAACAAAATCGAAAGGCACAAGCCAAAAAGCCGTATACCGTGCGGCCAAAGCGATTGAGCAACGAATTGAAAACATGGAAAAAGTCTCCCCCTTGGAAGAAGATAGACCAATCATCTTTCGACAATCAAAAGCATTGGAATTGCATAACAAATTCCCGATCATGGCAGATAGCCTAACACTTCAAGCCGGAGGAAAAGTATTACTAGACGATGTAAGCTTCCAAATTCCGCTTGGGAGGAAGATTGCGTTTACCGGTGGAAATGGTGTGGGAAAAAGCTCTTTGCTCAGCCACATTGCAATGAATGGGGAAAATCTCATCATTTCACCAAAGGCTAAAATTGGATACTTCCAACAGATGAGTTATCAATTTGCCAGCGATGAAACAGTGCTGCAATTTTTGAGAAATCGATCTGATTATGATGAAGGTTTCTTACGAAGCGTATTGCATTCGATGCAATTTACGGGAACAGATATTCAGAAACAAGTGCATTCTCTAAGCGGGGGCGAGGCAATCCGCCTGCATCTATGCCAATTGTTTTTAGGGGAATACAATATTCTACTATTGGACGAACCGACGAACTTCTTGGATATATACGGTCTTGAGGCATTAGAACGGTTTATCGTGGGATACAAGGGGACAGTAATTTTCGTCTCACATGACCAAACCTTCATTGACCATGTGGCAGACATGCAGTATAAGATTCATTCACAAAAGATGAATTTGGTATAA
- a CDS encoding methylated-DNA--[protein]-cysteine S-methyltransferase: protein MDQNNGNIVYWTLLNHGQWKLYLAATTEGLCYAGPHNAPFEELAAWTKKRLPAYSLVEDSSILEPYAEELIGYMEGKRKEFTMPLDLHGTPFQQSVWMALQEIPYGQTVSYSDIAEKILNPKSVRAVGAAIGANPVLITVPCHRVIGKNGNLTGFRGGLDMKKQLLALEQ from the coding sequence ATGGATCAAAACAATGGGAATATCGTATACTGGACGCTATTGAATCATGGACAATGGAAACTATATTTGGCAGCGACAACTGAAGGGCTTTGCTATGCCGGCCCGCATAATGCCCCATTTGAAGAACTTGCTGCATGGACGAAGAAACGACTTCCTGCATATAGTTTGGTGGAGGACAGCTCTATCTTGGAACCTTATGCAGAGGAACTGATTGGCTATATGGAAGGAAAACGGAAAGAGTTCACAATGCCATTGGATCTTCATGGCACTCCGTTTCAACAATCTGTCTGGATGGCTTTGCAGGAAATACCGTATGGGCAGACAGTTTCGTATTCGGATATTGCCGAAAAGATCCTTAATCCGAAGTCGGTGCGCGCAGTCGGTGCTGCAATCGGGGCCAATCCCGTGCTTATCACCGTCCCATGCCATCGCGTCATCGGGAAAAATGGCAACCTGACAGGCTTTCGGGGCGGTTTGGACATGAAAAAGCAATTGTTGGCGTTGGAACAATAA
- the wrbA gene encoding NAD(P)H:quinone oxidoreductase produces MTNVKVAVVFYSMGGTNYQLAQWAEAGAKEAGAEVKVLKVQELAPQSVIDSNEAWKATVNATKEVPVATSEDLEWADAIIFSVPTRFGNMPSQMKQFLDIQGGLWASGKTVNKVVSAMTSAQNPHGGQEATLLSLYTSMMHWGAIIATPGYTDPVLFGAGGNPYGTSVTVGQDGKMIEDVQGAVKHQAKRTVTVAEWVKKGNQ; encoded by the coding sequence ATGACTAATGTTAAAGTAGCTGTAGTTTTTTATAGTATGGGAGGTACAAACTATCAGTTGGCACAATGGGCTGAAGCAGGAGCGAAAGAAGCCGGTGCCGAAGTTAAAGTGTTAAAAGTACAGGAATTAGCCCCACAATCCGTAATTGATAGTAACGAAGCGTGGAAGGCAACTGTTAACGCAACGAAGGAAGTTCCAGTTGCAACATCAGAAGATCTTGAATGGGCGGATGCAATCATTTTCAGCGTTCCGACACGCTTTGGGAATATGCCATCCCAAATGAAGCAATTCCTTGATATTCAAGGTGGGCTATGGGCAAGCGGCAAAACAGTGAACAAAGTAGTAAGTGCTATGACTTCGGCACAAAATCCACATGGCGGCCAGGAAGCTACATTGCTTTCACTATACACTTCCATGATGCACTGGGGTGCTATCATTGCCACTCCCGGTTATACGGATCCGGTCCTTTTCGGAGCAGGTGGAAACCCTTATGGGACAAGTGTAACAGTCGGCCAAGATGGAAAAATGATTGAGGATGTTCAAGGTGCGGTGAAGCATCAGGCTAAACGTACTGTGACAGTTGCAGAATGGGTTAAAAAAGGAAATCAGTAA
- a CDS encoding glyoxalase superfamily protein, whose product MITPIFRIFDFEKAKEFYLDYLGFQLDWQHQFGDNMPHYIQISMNDIILHLSEHHGDASPGGSIRIKTHNVENYHDHLSQKGYRYANPGLEKTPWKTIEFYVLDPFSNKIIFYEECK is encoded by the coding sequence ATGATTACACCTATATTTCGGATTTTTGACTTCGAAAAGGCTAAAGAATTTTATTTGGATTACTTAGGCTTTCAATTGGACTGGCAGCATCAGTTTGGGGACAATATGCCCCATTACATTCAAATTTCTATGAATGATATCATTCTGCATCTTTCTGAACATCACGGTGATGCATCACCTGGAGGTTCAATCCGGATTAAGACACATAATGTAGAGAATTATCATGACCATCTGTCACAAAAAGGGTATCGCTACGCAAATCCCGGTCTCGAGAAGACACCTTGGAAAACGATAGAGTTTTATGTTCTCGATCCATTTTCAAATAAAATAATATTCTATGAGGAATGTAAGTAA
- the brnQ gene encoding branched-chain amino acid transport system II carrier protein: MSKKTVVFSGLMLFSLFFGAGNLIFPPLLGLQSGENFEPAITGFLITGVLLPFMAVMAISLSENGLISIGSRVHRVFGIVFAILIYMSIGALYGIPRASNVAYELGFKQIIAVDSQMALLIFSLIFFGVTYFISLNPKKIVDRIGQLLTPLLLLVLGMLVVQAFIKFENVASPAEGDYVTTPFIKGFVEGYFTMDAVAALAFGIVVINALKDKGAKSKLELVKGTFGAGVIAGIGLVIVYISLGWIGRVIPKDTDFANGAEVLTVASGILFARGGGLLFGVIVILACLTTCVGLITACARFFNEILPKIHYRFYVAVFTLVGLLVSNLGLDLILSLATPLLVFIYPIAIVLVILSLLQHYVGGGKMMYRLTVSVASIFALYDVLVNLGFQLHRSTELLEIIPFFEHGLGWVLPAFVAALVGYIIDKGSGKVQKLTIN; encoded by the coding sequence ATGAGCAAAAAAACTGTGGTATTTTCAGGACTTATGCTTTTTTCATTATTTTTCGGGGCAGGGAATTTAATCTTTCCCCCGTTGTTAGGTTTACAATCGGGTGAAAACTTTGAACCTGCAATTACAGGATTCCTAATTACAGGTGTATTGTTGCCGTTCATGGCAGTTATGGCAATTTCATTATCTGAAAACGGATTAATATCCATAGGCAGTCGAGTCCACCGAGTGTTCGGAATAGTTTTTGCGATTCTTATATATATGTCCATCGGTGCACTTTATGGAATACCGAGGGCTTCCAATGTCGCTTATGAGTTGGGATTCAAACAAATCATTGCCGTTGATAGTCAGATGGCATTACTTATATTTTCCCTGATTTTCTTTGGGGTCACCTATTTTATTAGCCTGAATCCAAAGAAGATAGTCGATCGCATCGGACAGCTTTTAACGCCTCTCTTATTGCTCGTTTTAGGAATGTTAGTCGTCCAAGCTTTTATCAAATTTGAAAATGTTGCCTCCCCGGCGGAAGGCGATTATGTTACAACCCCATTTATCAAAGGGTTCGTCGAAGGCTATTTTACAATGGATGCAGTGGCGGCGCTTGCGTTTGGAATTGTAGTGATCAACGCCTTAAAAGATAAAGGAGCAAAATCCAAGTTGGAACTGGTGAAAGGGACATTCGGGGCCGGTGTAATTGCCGGAATTGGACTGGTCATTGTTTACATCTCCCTTGGATGGATAGGTAGGGTTATACCGAAGGATACCGACTTTGCAAATGGCGCAGAAGTGTTGACTGTTGCTTCGGGCATATTATTCGCGCGGGGCGGGGGTCTCTTGTTTGGCGTAATTGTTATATTGGCATGTCTCACGACGTGTGTCGGCTTGATCACTGCCTGTGCAAGATTTTTCAATGAGATTTTACCGAAGATCCATTATAGGTTCTATGTCGCTGTTTTTACATTGGTCGGGCTATTAGTATCTAATTTGGGGTTGGATCTCATTCTTAGTTTAGCGACCCCGCTATTGGTTTTCATTTATCCAATAGCTATTGTGTTGGTTATACTTTCTTTACTCCAACATTATGTAGGTGGAGGTAAGATGATGTACAGGCTTACCGTATCCGTAGCATCGATTTTTGCATTATATGATGTGTTGGTTAACCTTGGTTTTCAACTTCATCGCTCGACAGAATTACTGGAAATCATTCCGTTCTTTGAACACGGATTAGGTTGGGTCCTACCAGCATTTGTTGCTGCATTGGTTGGTTATATAATTGACAAGGGCAGTGGGAAAGTCCAAAAATTAACGATTAACTGA